From Puntigrus tetrazona isolate hp1 chromosome 8, ASM1883169v1, whole genome shotgun sequence, the proteins below share one genomic window:
- the ampd1 gene encoding AMP deaminase 1 isoform X3, with protein MPKVAVPEGKTDDRTRAFAERVFASETKEDDVRDEISLFDVADDCPILNQELAQHITEDDDEEKRKKHLSRTQAVLEDKPTYLEVPHFQRVAITGDYAAGVTMDDFELACKGLYRALTIREKYMRLAYQRFPNTPSQFLCKIEGEQWKPEDQVLPVFTSPPKSGEDPFCTKDFPPNLGYVARMKDGVIYVYKDAASADKHQPLNHPGPDLVTFIDDMNFLIALIAQGPTKTYTHRRLKFLMSKFNVHEMLNEMEEMKELKKNPHRDFYNCRKVDTHIHAAACMNQKHLLRFIKKSYRVDADRVVHNLKGKEMTMKELFASLNLHPYDLTVDSLDVHAGRQTFQRFDKFNAKYNPVGASELRDLYLKTENHISGEYFATIIKEVSSDLEDARYQYAEPRLSIYGCNPNEWTKLASWFNKHRVFSPHLKWMIQVPRIYDIFRGRNFVPHFGKMLENIFLPVFQATIDPHSNPELSVFLKHVTAFDSVDDESKHSGHMFSTKSPKPEEWDAVKNPSYSYWIYYMYANIARINQLRKERGMNTFQFRPHCGEAGAVTHLLACFMTADNISHGLNLKKSPVLQYLYYLAQVPIAMSPLSNNSLFLEYNKNPLLEFQKKGLMVSLSTDDPMQFHYTKEPLMEEYAIAAQVFKLSTCDMCEIARNSVLQSGLSAEEKIHFLGSNYLLDGPEGNDIRKTNVAQIRMAYRYETLCYELNLIREGVMAD; from the exons AAGGGA AGACGGATGATCGCACGCGTGCATTCGCAGAGCGCGTCTTTGCTTCAGAGACCAAAGAAGATGATGTCCGTGATGAGATATCCCTGTTTGATGTGGCCGATGACTGTCCTATCCTCAACCAAGAGCTGGCCCAACATATAACcgaggatgatgatgaggagaaGCG TAAGAAGCATCTCAGTCGCACTCAGGCTGTGCTAGAAGATAAACCAACCTACTTGGAGGTCCCACACTTCCAGAGAGTGGCCATCACTGGCGATTACGCTGCTGGG GTGACCATGGATGACTTTGAGCTGGCCTGTAAGGGCCTGTACCGTGCCCTGACTATCAGAGAGAAGTACATGAGGCTGGCTTACCAGAGATTCCCCAACACTCCCTCTCAGTTCTTATGCAAGATTGAAGGAGAACAGTGGAAACCTGAAGATCAAGTGCTCCCAG TCTTCACCTCTCCTCCTAAGTCTGGCGAGGATCCTTTCTGCACAAAGGACTTCCCACCTAACCTCGGCTACGTCGCTCGCATGAAGGATGGTGTCATCTACGTCTACAAAGATGCAGCATCTGCTGATAAACACCAGCCTCTGAACCACCCCGGTCCAGATCTTGTTACCTTCATAGACGACATGAACTTCCTCATTGCCTTGATTGCTCAGGGCCCAAC AAAGACGTACACCCATCGTCGTCTGAAGTTCCTCATGTCCAAATTCAATGTGCATGAGATGCTGAACGAGATGGAGGAAATGAAAGAGCTGAAGAAAAATCCCCACAGAGACTTTTACAACTGCAGAAAG GTTGATACTCACATCCACGCAGCTGCCTGCATGAACCAGAAGCATCTCCTCCGCTTCATCAAGAAGTCCTACCGCGTGGATGCGGATCGCGTGGTGCATAATCTGAAGGGCAAGGAAATGACCATGAAGGAGCTTTTTGCATCCCTTAACCTGCACCCCTATGACCTGACTGTCGATTCCCTGGATGTGCATGCT GGTAGACAAACCTTCCAGCGTTTTGATAAATTCAATGCCAAGTACAACCCTGTGGGTGCCAGTGAGCTGCGTGATCTTTATCTGAAGACTGAGAACCACATATCCGGAGAGTATTTTGCCACTATTATTAAG GAAGTTTCTAGTGACCTGGAGGATGCCAGATACCAGTACGCAGAGCCTCGTCTGTCCATCTATGGCTGTAACCCTAATGAGTGGACCAAGCTTGCAAGCTGGTTTAACAAGCACAGAGTCTTTTCTCCTCACCTCAAGTGGATGATTCAAGTGCCCAGAATCTA TGACATTTTCAGAGGCAGGAACTTTGTGCCACACTTTGGAAAGATGCTGGAAAACATTTTCCTTCCTGTTTTCCAGGCCACCATTGACCCGCACTCCAACCCTGAGCTGAGTGTCTTTTTGAAGCAT GTGACTGCATTTGACAGTGTGGATGACGAGTCCAAACACAGCGGTCacatgttttccacaaaaagcCCCAAACCTGAGGAGTGGGACGCTGTGAAGAACCCATCATACTCTTACTGGATTTACTACATGTATGCAAACATTGCCCGAATCAACCAGCTGCGCAA GGAGAGAGGTATGAACACATTCCAGTTCAGACCTCACTGTGGAGAAGCTGGAGCTGTCACTCACCTGCTGGCCTGTTTCATGACTGCGGACAACATCTCTCACGGTCTCAACCTCAAGAAG AGCCCTGTCCTGCAGTATCTGTATTACCTGGCCCAGGTCCCCATTGCCATGTCCCCACTCAGCAACAACAGTCTGTTCCTGGAGTACAACAAGAACCCTCTTCTGGAGTTCCAAAAGAAGGGACTGATGGTGTCTCTCTCCACGGATGACCCCATGCAGTTCCACTACACTAAG GAGCCCCTTATGGAGGAATATGCCATCGCAGCCCAGGTGTTCAAGCTCAGCACCTGTGACATGTGCGAGATCGCCAGAAACAGCGTTCTCCAGAGCGGCCTGTCTGCTGAG GAGAAGATTCACTTCCTTGGTTCCAACTACCTGTTGGACGGCCCTGAAGGCAATGACATCCGCAAAACCAACGTGGCTCAGATTCGCATGGCCTACCGCTACGAGACCCTGTGCTATGAGCTGAACCTCATTAGGGAGGGCGTTATGGCTGACTAA
- the ampd1 gene encoding AMP deaminase 1 isoform X2 has translation MPKVAVPEEKQGKTDDRTRAFAERVFASETKEDDVRDEISLFDVADDCPILNQELAQHITEDDDEEKRKKHLSRTQAVLEDKPTYLEVPHFQRVAITGDYAAGVTMDDFELACKGLYRALTIREKYMRLAYQRFPNTPSQFLCKIEGEQWKPEDQVLPVFTSPPKSGEDPFCTKDFPPNLGYVARMKDGVIYVYKDAASADKHQPLNHPGPDLVTFIDDMNFLIALIAQGPTKTYTHRRLKFLMSKFNVHEMLNEMEEMKELKKNPHRDFYNCRKVDTHIHAAACMNQKHLLRFIKKSYRVDADRVVHNLKGKEMTMKELFASLNLHPYDLTVDSLDVHAGRQTFQRFDKFNAKYNPVGASELRDLYLKTENHISGEYFATIIKEVSSDLEDARYQYAEPRLSIYGCNPNEWTKLASWFNKHRVFSPHLKWMIQVPRIYDIFRGRNFVPHFGKMLENIFLPVFQATIDPHSNPELSVFLKHVTAFDSVDDESKHSGHMFSTKSPKPEEWDAVKNPSYSYWIYYMYANIARINQLRKERGMNTFQFRPHCGEAGAVTHLLACFMTADNISHGLNLKKSPVLQYLYYLAQVPIAMSPLSNNSLFLEYNKNPLLEFQKKGLMVSLSTDDPMQFHYTKEPLMEEYAIAAQVFKLSTCDMCEIARNSVLQSGLSAEEKIHFLGSNYLLDGPEGNDIRKTNVAQIRMAYRYETLCYELNLIREGVMAD, from the exons AGGAGAAGC AAGGGA AGACGGATGATCGCACGCGTGCATTCGCAGAGCGCGTCTTTGCTTCAGAGACCAAAGAAGATGATGTCCGTGATGAGATATCCCTGTTTGATGTGGCCGATGACTGTCCTATCCTCAACCAAGAGCTGGCCCAACATATAACcgaggatgatgatgaggagaaGCG TAAGAAGCATCTCAGTCGCACTCAGGCTGTGCTAGAAGATAAACCAACCTACTTGGAGGTCCCACACTTCCAGAGAGTGGCCATCACTGGCGATTACGCTGCTGGG GTGACCATGGATGACTTTGAGCTGGCCTGTAAGGGCCTGTACCGTGCCCTGACTATCAGAGAGAAGTACATGAGGCTGGCTTACCAGAGATTCCCCAACACTCCCTCTCAGTTCTTATGCAAGATTGAAGGAGAACAGTGGAAACCTGAAGATCAAGTGCTCCCAG TCTTCACCTCTCCTCCTAAGTCTGGCGAGGATCCTTTCTGCACAAAGGACTTCCCACCTAACCTCGGCTACGTCGCTCGCATGAAGGATGGTGTCATCTACGTCTACAAAGATGCAGCATCTGCTGATAAACACCAGCCTCTGAACCACCCCGGTCCAGATCTTGTTACCTTCATAGACGACATGAACTTCCTCATTGCCTTGATTGCTCAGGGCCCAAC AAAGACGTACACCCATCGTCGTCTGAAGTTCCTCATGTCCAAATTCAATGTGCATGAGATGCTGAACGAGATGGAGGAAATGAAAGAGCTGAAGAAAAATCCCCACAGAGACTTTTACAACTGCAGAAAG GTTGATACTCACATCCACGCAGCTGCCTGCATGAACCAGAAGCATCTCCTCCGCTTCATCAAGAAGTCCTACCGCGTGGATGCGGATCGCGTGGTGCATAATCTGAAGGGCAAGGAAATGACCATGAAGGAGCTTTTTGCATCCCTTAACCTGCACCCCTATGACCTGACTGTCGATTCCCTGGATGTGCATGCT GGTAGACAAACCTTCCAGCGTTTTGATAAATTCAATGCCAAGTACAACCCTGTGGGTGCCAGTGAGCTGCGTGATCTTTATCTGAAGACTGAGAACCACATATCCGGAGAGTATTTTGCCACTATTATTAAG GAAGTTTCTAGTGACCTGGAGGATGCCAGATACCAGTACGCAGAGCCTCGTCTGTCCATCTATGGCTGTAACCCTAATGAGTGGACCAAGCTTGCAAGCTGGTTTAACAAGCACAGAGTCTTTTCTCCTCACCTCAAGTGGATGATTCAAGTGCCCAGAATCTA TGACATTTTCAGAGGCAGGAACTTTGTGCCACACTTTGGAAAGATGCTGGAAAACATTTTCCTTCCTGTTTTCCAGGCCACCATTGACCCGCACTCCAACCCTGAGCTGAGTGTCTTTTTGAAGCAT GTGACTGCATTTGACAGTGTGGATGACGAGTCCAAACACAGCGGTCacatgttttccacaaaaagcCCCAAACCTGAGGAGTGGGACGCTGTGAAGAACCCATCATACTCTTACTGGATTTACTACATGTATGCAAACATTGCCCGAATCAACCAGCTGCGCAA GGAGAGAGGTATGAACACATTCCAGTTCAGACCTCACTGTGGAGAAGCTGGAGCTGTCACTCACCTGCTGGCCTGTTTCATGACTGCGGACAACATCTCTCACGGTCTCAACCTCAAGAAG AGCCCTGTCCTGCAGTATCTGTATTACCTGGCCCAGGTCCCCATTGCCATGTCCCCACTCAGCAACAACAGTCTGTTCCTGGAGTACAACAAGAACCCTCTTCTGGAGTTCCAAAAGAAGGGACTGATGGTGTCTCTCTCCACGGATGACCCCATGCAGTTCCACTACACTAAG GAGCCCCTTATGGAGGAATATGCCATCGCAGCCCAGGTGTTCAAGCTCAGCACCTGTGACATGTGCGAGATCGCCAGAAACAGCGTTCTCCAGAGCGGCCTGTCTGCTGAG GAGAAGATTCACTTCCTTGGTTCCAACTACCTGTTGGACGGCCCTGAAGGCAATGACATCCGCAAAACCAACGTGGCTCAGATTCGCATGGCCTACCGCTACGAGACCCTGTGCTATGAGCTGAACCTCATTAGGGAGGGCGTTATGGCTGACTAA
- the ampd1 gene encoding AMP deaminase 1 isoform X1, with the protein MPKVAVPAEEKQGKTDDRTRAFAERVFASETKEDDVRDEISLFDVADDCPILNQELAQHITEDDDEEKRKKHLSRTQAVLEDKPTYLEVPHFQRVAITGDYAAGVTMDDFELACKGLYRALTIREKYMRLAYQRFPNTPSQFLCKIEGEQWKPEDQVLPVFTSPPKSGEDPFCTKDFPPNLGYVARMKDGVIYVYKDAASADKHQPLNHPGPDLVTFIDDMNFLIALIAQGPTKTYTHRRLKFLMSKFNVHEMLNEMEEMKELKKNPHRDFYNCRKVDTHIHAAACMNQKHLLRFIKKSYRVDADRVVHNLKGKEMTMKELFASLNLHPYDLTVDSLDVHAGRQTFQRFDKFNAKYNPVGASELRDLYLKTENHISGEYFATIIKEVSSDLEDARYQYAEPRLSIYGCNPNEWTKLASWFNKHRVFSPHLKWMIQVPRIYDIFRGRNFVPHFGKMLENIFLPVFQATIDPHSNPELSVFLKHVTAFDSVDDESKHSGHMFSTKSPKPEEWDAVKNPSYSYWIYYMYANIARINQLRKERGMNTFQFRPHCGEAGAVTHLLACFMTADNISHGLNLKKSPVLQYLYYLAQVPIAMSPLSNNSLFLEYNKNPLLEFQKKGLMVSLSTDDPMQFHYTKEPLMEEYAIAAQVFKLSTCDMCEIARNSVLQSGLSAEEKIHFLGSNYLLDGPEGNDIRKTNVAQIRMAYRYETLCYELNLIREGVMAD; encoded by the exons CAGAGGAGAAGC AAGGGA AGACGGATGATCGCACGCGTGCATTCGCAGAGCGCGTCTTTGCTTCAGAGACCAAAGAAGATGATGTCCGTGATGAGATATCCCTGTTTGATGTGGCCGATGACTGTCCTATCCTCAACCAAGAGCTGGCCCAACATATAACcgaggatgatgatgaggagaaGCG TAAGAAGCATCTCAGTCGCACTCAGGCTGTGCTAGAAGATAAACCAACCTACTTGGAGGTCCCACACTTCCAGAGAGTGGCCATCACTGGCGATTACGCTGCTGGG GTGACCATGGATGACTTTGAGCTGGCCTGTAAGGGCCTGTACCGTGCCCTGACTATCAGAGAGAAGTACATGAGGCTGGCTTACCAGAGATTCCCCAACACTCCCTCTCAGTTCTTATGCAAGATTGAAGGAGAACAGTGGAAACCTGAAGATCAAGTGCTCCCAG TCTTCACCTCTCCTCCTAAGTCTGGCGAGGATCCTTTCTGCACAAAGGACTTCCCACCTAACCTCGGCTACGTCGCTCGCATGAAGGATGGTGTCATCTACGTCTACAAAGATGCAGCATCTGCTGATAAACACCAGCCTCTGAACCACCCCGGTCCAGATCTTGTTACCTTCATAGACGACATGAACTTCCTCATTGCCTTGATTGCTCAGGGCCCAAC AAAGACGTACACCCATCGTCGTCTGAAGTTCCTCATGTCCAAATTCAATGTGCATGAGATGCTGAACGAGATGGAGGAAATGAAAGAGCTGAAGAAAAATCCCCACAGAGACTTTTACAACTGCAGAAAG GTTGATACTCACATCCACGCAGCTGCCTGCATGAACCAGAAGCATCTCCTCCGCTTCATCAAGAAGTCCTACCGCGTGGATGCGGATCGCGTGGTGCATAATCTGAAGGGCAAGGAAATGACCATGAAGGAGCTTTTTGCATCCCTTAACCTGCACCCCTATGACCTGACTGTCGATTCCCTGGATGTGCATGCT GGTAGACAAACCTTCCAGCGTTTTGATAAATTCAATGCCAAGTACAACCCTGTGGGTGCCAGTGAGCTGCGTGATCTTTATCTGAAGACTGAGAACCACATATCCGGAGAGTATTTTGCCACTATTATTAAG GAAGTTTCTAGTGACCTGGAGGATGCCAGATACCAGTACGCAGAGCCTCGTCTGTCCATCTATGGCTGTAACCCTAATGAGTGGACCAAGCTTGCAAGCTGGTTTAACAAGCACAGAGTCTTTTCTCCTCACCTCAAGTGGATGATTCAAGTGCCCAGAATCTA TGACATTTTCAGAGGCAGGAACTTTGTGCCACACTTTGGAAAGATGCTGGAAAACATTTTCCTTCCTGTTTTCCAGGCCACCATTGACCCGCACTCCAACCCTGAGCTGAGTGTCTTTTTGAAGCAT GTGACTGCATTTGACAGTGTGGATGACGAGTCCAAACACAGCGGTCacatgttttccacaaaaagcCCCAAACCTGAGGAGTGGGACGCTGTGAAGAACCCATCATACTCTTACTGGATTTACTACATGTATGCAAACATTGCCCGAATCAACCAGCTGCGCAA GGAGAGAGGTATGAACACATTCCAGTTCAGACCTCACTGTGGAGAAGCTGGAGCTGTCACTCACCTGCTGGCCTGTTTCATGACTGCGGACAACATCTCTCACGGTCTCAACCTCAAGAAG AGCCCTGTCCTGCAGTATCTGTATTACCTGGCCCAGGTCCCCATTGCCATGTCCCCACTCAGCAACAACAGTCTGTTCCTGGAGTACAACAAGAACCCTCTTCTGGAGTTCCAAAAGAAGGGACTGATGGTGTCTCTCTCCACGGATGACCCCATGCAGTTCCACTACACTAAG GAGCCCCTTATGGAGGAATATGCCATCGCAGCCCAGGTGTTCAAGCTCAGCACCTGTGACATGTGCGAGATCGCCAGAAACAGCGTTCTCCAGAGCGGCCTGTCTGCTGAG GAGAAGATTCACTTCCTTGGTTCCAACTACCTGTTGGACGGCCCTGAAGGCAATGACATCCGCAAAACCAACGTGGCTCAGATTCGCATGGCCTACCGCTACGAGACCCTGTGCTATGAGCTGAACCTCATTAGGGAGGGCGTTATGGCTGACTAA
- the ampd1 gene encoding AMP deaminase 1 isoform X4, protein MPKVAVPETDDRTRAFAERVFASETKEDDVRDEISLFDVADDCPILNQELAQHITEDDDEEKRKKHLSRTQAVLEDKPTYLEVPHFQRVAITGDYAAGVTMDDFELACKGLYRALTIREKYMRLAYQRFPNTPSQFLCKIEGEQWKPEDQVLPVFTSPPKSGEDPFCTKDFPPNLGYVARMKDGVIYVYKDAASADKHQPLNHPGPDLVTFIDDMNFLIALIAQGPTKTYTHRRLKFLMSKFNVHEMLNEMEEMKELKKNPHRDFYNCRKVDTHIHAAACMNQKHLLRFIKKSYRVDADRVVHNLKGKEMTMKELFASLNLHPYDLTVDSLDVHAGRQTFQRFDKFNAKYNPVGASELRDLYLKTENHISGEYFATIIKEVSSDLEDARYQYAEPRLSIYGCNPNEWTKLASWFNKHRVFSPHLKWMIQVPRIYDIFRGRNFVPHFGKMLENIFLPVFQATIDPHSNPELSVFLKHVTAFDSVDDESKHSGHMFSTKSPKPEEWDAVKNPSYSYWIYYMYANIARINQLRKERGMNTFQFRPHCGEAGAVTHLLACFMTADNISHGLNLKKSPVLQYLYYLAQVPIAMSPLSNNSLFLEYNKNPLLEFQKKGLMVSLSTDDPMQFHYTKEPLMEEYAIAAQVFKLSTCDMCEIARNSVLQSGLSAEEKIHFLGSNYLLDGPEGNDIRKTNVAQIRMAYRYETLCYELNLIREGVMAD, encoded by the exons AGACGGATGATCGCACGCGTGCATTCGCAGAGCGCGTCTTTGCTTCAGAGACCAAAGAAGATGATGTCCGTGATGAGATATCCCTGTTTGATGTGGCCGATGACTGTCCTATCCTCAACCAAGAGCTGGCCCAACATATAACcgaggatgatgatgaggagaaGCG TAAGAAGCATCTCAGTCGCACTCAGGCTGTGCTAGAAGATAAACCAACCTACTTGGAGGTCCCACACTTCCAGAGAGTGGCCATCACTGGCGATTACGCTGCTGGG GTGACCATGGATGACTTTGAGCTGGCCTGTAAGGGCCTGTACCGTGCCCTGACTATCAGAGAGAAGTACATGAGGCTGGCTTACCAGAGATTCCCCAACACTCCCTCTCAGTTCTTATGCAAGATTGAAGGAGAACAGTGGAAACCTGAAGATCAAGTGCTCCCAG TCTTCACCTCTCCTCCTAAGTCTGGCGAGGATCCTTTCTGCACAAAGGACTTCCCACCTAACCTCGGCTACGTCGCTCGCATGAAGGATGGTGTCATCTACGTCTACAAAGATGCAGCATCTGCTGATAAACACCAGCCTCTGAACCACCCCGGTCCAGATCTTGTTACCTTCATAGACGACATGAACTTCCTCATTGCCTTGATTGCTCAGGGCCCAAC AAAGACGTACACCCATCGTCGTCTGAAGTTCCTCATGTCCAAATTCAATGTGCATGAGATGCTGAACGAGATGGAGGAAATGAAAGAGCTGAAGAAAAATCCCCACAGAGACTTTTACAACTGCAGAAAG GTTGATACTCACATCCACGCAGCTGCCTGCATGAACCAGAAGCATCTCCTCCGCTTCATCAAGAAGTCCTACCGCGTGGATGCGGATCGCGTGGTGCATAATCTGAAGGGCAAGGAAATGACCATGAAGGAGCTTTTTGCATCCCTTAACCTGCACCCCTATGACCTGACTGTCGATTCCCTGGATGTGCATGCT GGTAGACAAACCTTCCAGCGTTTTGATAAATTCAATGCCAAGTACAACCCTGTGGGTGCCAGTGAGCTGCGTGATCTTTATCTGAAGACTGAGAACCACATATCCGGAGAGTATTTTGCCACTATTATTAAG GAAGTTTCTAGTGACCTGGAGGATGCCAGATACCAGTACGCAGAGCCTCGTCTGTCCATCTATGGCTGTAACCCTAATGAGTGGACCAAGCTTGCAAGCTGGTTTAACAAGCACAGAGTCTTTTCTCCTCACCTCAAGTGGATGATTCAAGTGCCCAGAATCTA TGACATTTTCAGAGGCAGGAACTTTGTGCCACACTTTGGAAAGATGCTGGAAAACATTTTCCTTCCTGTTTTCCAGGCCACCATTGACCCGCACTCCAACCCTGAGCTGAGTGTCTTTTTGAAGCAT GTGACTGCATTTGACAGTGTGGATGACGAGTCCAAACACAGCGGTCacatgttttccacaaaaagcCCCAAACCTGAGGAGTGGGACGCTGTGAAGAACCCATCATACTCTTACTGGATTTACTACATGTATGCAAACATTGCCCGAATCAACCAGCTGCGCAA GGAGAGAGGTATGAACACATTCCAGTTCAGACCTCACTGTGGAGAAGCTGGAGCTGTCACTCACCTGCTGGCCTGTTTCATGACTGCGGACAACATCTCTCACGGTCTCAACCTCAAGAAG AGCCCTGTCCTGCAGTATCTGTATTACCTGGCCCAGGTCCCCATTGCCATGTCCCCACTCAGCAACAACAGTCTGTTCCTGGAGTACAACAAGAACCCTCTTCTGGAGTTCCAAAAGAAGGGACTGATGGTGTCTCTCTCCACGGATGACCCCATGCAGTTCCACTACACTAAG GAGCCCCTTATGGAGGAATATGCCATCGCAGCCCAGGTGTTCAAGCTCAGCACCTGTGACATGTGCGAGATCGCCAGAAACAGCGTTCTCCAGAGCGGCCTGTCTGCTGAG GAGAAGATTCACTTCCTTGGTTCCAACTACCTGTTGGACGGCCCTGAAGGCAATGACATCCGCAAAACCAACGTGGCTCAGATTCGCATGGCCTACCGCTACGAGACCCTGTGCTATGAGCTGAACCTCATTAGGGAGGGCGTTATGGCTGACTAA